Proteins from a single region of Erythrobacter sp.:
- a CDS encoding ABC transporter ATP-binding protein gives MTGEPLIQLEGITKTFGEGPAAFQALKGVDLTIERGEFVAIMGPSGSGKSTTMNILGCLDVPTGGVFRFRGVEVQKLDRDQRSLLRRRYLGFVFQGFNLLARTTALENVELPLVYRGESKAQRREAAMRALDQVGLVPWADHTPAELSGGQQQRVAIARALVTQPDVLLADEPTGNLDSERSVEIMQLLRHLNSEGITILMVTHEEEMAAYAGTIIRFRDGLVERIDRRALAAEGSPS, from the coding sequence ATGACAGGCGAGCCGCTGATCCAGCTTGAAGGCATCACCAAGACCTTCGGCGAAGGGCCGGCGGCGTTTCAGGCATTGAAGGGCGTCGATCTCACCATCGAACGGGGCGAATTTGTCGCGATCATGGGGCCGTCGGGCTCGGGCAAGTCGACGACGATGAACATCCTCGGCTGCCTCGACGTGCCGACCGGCGGCGTGTTCCGGTTTCGCGGAGTCGAGGTGCAGAAGCTCGACCGCGACCAGCGCAGCCTGCTGCGGCGCCGCTATCTCGGCTTCGTGTTCCAGGGCTTCAACCTGCTCGCCCGCACCACCGCGCTGGAGAATGTCGAACTTCCGCTGGTCTATCGCGGGGAAAGCAAGGCGCAGCGGCGCGAAGCGGCAATGCGCGCGCTCGATCAAGTCGGCCTCGTGCCCTGGGCCGATCATACGCCCGCCGAACTGTCCGGCGGACAGCAGCAGCGTGTCGCTATCGCCCGCGCGCTGGTGACGCAGCCCGACGTGCTGCTGGCGGACGAGCCTACCGGTAACCTCGACAGCGAACGTTCGGTCGAGATCATGCAATTGCTGCGGCATCTGAACAGCGAAGGCATTACCATTCTGATGGTGACGCATGAGGAAGAGATGGCTGCCTATGCTGGGACCATCATCCGTTTCCGCGATGGTCTGGTAGAGCGGATCGATCGCCGGGCACTCGCGGCAGAAGGAAGCCCCAGCTGA
- a CDS encoding efflux RND transporter periplasmic adaptor subunit → MNDTSTPADQPSVDEFLGTKPVPAWRRTMKYWLPGIALVLLILVIAKCTAEPPPPDYITEPVAQESLALSVTATGNLRPTNQVEVGAEVTGPVDSVAVDVNDRVTKGQVIAVINTEIIDQQIAQSRANLGAARAALGQAQATLDIDKVQLARLEEVRRLSGGRVPSEIELEQAKAAVERDKAAVASARANIEAALASLNGNLTTRSRAVIRAPVNGVVLARRIEPGQTVVAAFNTVTLFVIAEDLSQMQLRVSIDEADVGQVRAGQQATFTVDAYPGRRFPARLQRIDLASANTVAAQTGTSTPAAGGSVVSYEARLEVQNPDGLLRPGMTATATIATQNTGSALLVPNAALRFRPDAKNEDGGGGVFQPQIGLEDQKQQATIGEGSRQQVQVLQTDGTLKAITVVTGRSDGRRTAVTSNELKAGMKVVTGIKAAAQ, encoded by the coding sequence GTGAACGACACAAGCACACCGGCGGACCAGCCGAGCGTGGATGAATTCCTCGGCACCAAGCCCGTCCCGGCCTGGCGGCGGACCATGAAATACTGGCTGCCCGGTATCGCATTAGTACTGCTGATCCTCGTCATCGCGAAGTGTACCGCAGAGCCGCCGCCACCAGATTACATCACCGAACCGGTCGCGCAGGAATCGCTCGCCCTGTCGGTCACGGCGACCGGCAACCTGCGTCCGACCAATCAGGTCGAAGTTGGCGCAGAAGTGACCGGACCGGTCGATAGCGTGGCGGTGGACGTGAACGACCGCGTGACCAAGGGTCAGGTGATCGCGGTGATCAACACCGAGATCATCGACCAGCAGATCGCCCAGTCCCGCGCCAATCTTGGTGCCGCGCGTGCGGCGCTCGGACAGGCGCAGGCGACGCTCGATATCGACAAGGTGCAGCTCGCCAGACTGGAGGAAGTGCGCCGCCTGTCAGGTGGGCGCGTGCCGTCCGAAATCGAACTGGAACAGGCCAAGGCCGCAGTCGAGCGCGACAAGGCGGCCGTCGCTTCGGCCCGCGCCAATATCGAGGCGGCTCTGGCATCGCTCAATGGCAATCTCACGACGCGCAGCCGTGCGGTGATCCGGGCGCCGGTCAATGGCGTGGTGCTCGCCCGTCGGATCGAACCAGGGCAAACCGTGGTTGCCGCATTCAACACCGTGACGCTGTTCGTGATCGCCGAAGACCTGTCGCAGATGCAGCTGCGCGTTTCGATCGACGAGGCGGATGTCGGCCAGGTCAGGGCAGGACAGCAAGCGACCTTTACCGTCGATGCCTATCCCGGCCGCCGCTTCCCCGCGCGGCTCCAGCGGATCGATCTGGCCTCGGCCAACACCGTCGCAGCCCAGACGGGCACATCAACGCCGGCGGCGGGTGGATCGGTGGTGAGTTACGAAGCGCGGCTAGAGGTGCAGAACCCCGATGGCCTGCTACGCCCCGGGATGACTGCGACCGCGACGATCGCCACCCAGAACACCGGTAGCGCACTGCTGGTGCCGAATGCCGCCCTGCGGTTCCGCCCTGATGCCAAGAACGAAGACGGCGGCGGCGGGGTCTTCCAGCCGCAGATCGGACTGGAAGACCAGAAGCAGCAGGCCACGATCGGCGAAGGCAGTCGCCAGCAGGTGCAAGTGCTGCAAACCGATGGCACGCTGAAAGCAATCACGGTGGTCACCGGCCGCAGCGACGGTCGGCGCACGGCGGTGACATCAAACGAGCTTAAGGCCGGAATGAAAGTCGTCACCGGCATCAAGGCCGCGGCGCAATGA
- a CDS encoding ABC transporter permease: MLGTTILLALREIRRHILRSILTTLGIIIGVAAVVTMVTLGNGVTASVQEEISSLGASNFIVFPVRTTRGTIRPFDEADVRAVEQQLAGVTLTAGSAGSSTTAFYNGQDWDTRVQGVNNVFFQAQSINIENGRAFTADEEAGGKNVCLLGTKVREAIFLPNASPVGAQMRLGEVSCQVIGLVEERGQGGGGSDDDDAVYMPLKTVQRRFRGNENLDYFVVKYDAAYAASVIQDSLVDLLRERRLLQGDEPNDFNVIDTAQVNQALGAATGALTAMVAVIASISLLVGGIGIMNIMLVSVTERTREIGIRLAIGALAREVRLQFLTEAVVLCALGGLVGIALGFVASIGLAALIDVPFAFDPVINLVSFLFAAGMGIVFGYYPASRASKLDPIDALRHE; the protein is encoded by the coding sequence ATGCTCGGGACAACCATCCTCCTCGCCCTGCGGGAAATCCGGCGACATATCCTGCGCTCGATCCTCACGACGCTTGGCATCATCATCGGCGTGGCGGCAGTGGTGACGATGGTGACGCTCGGCAATGGTGTGACGGCTTCGGTGCAGGAGGAGATCTCCTCGCTTGGCGCGAGCAACTTCATCGTTTTCCCGGTGCGCACCACCCGCGGTACGATCCGTCCCTTCGACGAGGCCGACGTTCGCGCAGTGGAGCAGCAGCTCGCCGGGGTGACGCTGACGGCGGGCAGCGCCGGCTCTAGCACCACCGCTTTCTATAACGGACAGGACTGGGACACGCGGGTGCAGGGCGTCAACAACGTCTTCTTCCAGGCCCAGTCGATCAACATCGAGAACGGCCGCGCCTTTACCGCCGACGAGGAAGCGGGGGGCAAGAATGTCTGCCTGCTCGGGACCAAGGTGCGCGAGGCGATCTTCCTGCCCAACGCCAGCCCGGTCGGCGCGCAGATGCGGCTCGGCGAAGTGTCGTGTCAGGTCATCGGTCTGGTCGAGGAACGCGGCCAGGGCGGCGGCGGATCGGATGACGATGATGCGGTCTATATGCCGCTCAAGACCGTGCAGCGCCGGTTCCGGGGCAATGAAAATCTCGATTACTTCGTGGTCAAGTACGATGCCGCCTATGCCGCCTCGGTGATCCAGGATTCGCTGGTCGACCTGCTACGTGAGCGGCGCCTGCTGCAGGGTGATGAGCCCAATGACTTCAACGTGATCGATACCGCGCAGGTCAATCAGGCGCTGGGCGCGGCGACCGGCGCGCTGACCGCTATGGTGGCGGTGATCGCCTCGATCAGTCTGCTGGTGGGCGGGATCGGGATCATGAACATCATGCTCGTCTCGGTTACCGAGCGCACCCGCGAGATCGGGATCCGCCTCGCTATCGGCGCGCTCGCACGCGAGGTGCGCTTGCAGTTCCTGACCGAAGCGGTCGTGTTGTGCGCGCTGGGCGGGCTGGTCGGGATCGCCCTCGGCTTTGTTGCGTCAATCGGTCTGGCTGCCCTGATCGACGTGCCCTTCGCCTTCGATCCCGTCATCAACCTCGTCAGCTTCCTGTTTGCAGCGGGAATGGGGATCGTGTTCGGATACTACCCCGCCAGCCGGGCTTCAAAGCTCGACCCGATCGACGCGCTACGGCACGAATAG
- a CDS encoding efflux transporter outer membrane subunit, with amino-acid sequence MLGIVVLAASGCAVPRADLPAMATVQAIPSQWVLAAPVGAEVPLDRYWLLLGDPLVDEFVSRARTENLDLAQAVTRLRAARAGLRQARAAGVPTINGSGGARRDVGDLASDDVQVSLGVDAAWEADLFGRIDASVDAARGNLRAAGYSLGDLERVIVAQVASQTVTARSLAAQLAIARETLANQEDNLQIARWRNQAGLVSSLDVEQARTQRAQTAASIPQLESNLVAVANAISTLIGEPPGRVYRALTEGPRAVPAPPEDVALAAPADMLRRRPDVSAAEARLAADLDRVGVARAQLYPLARLSGTIGTSATDVGSLFDLVTGNIFASLSQLIFDGGRARGQIEGAQAVADGSLADWRKSILVALEEVESSAIELDTSAVQVTELIEASEGAQNAALLARSQYQAGLIDFQRLLVTESQLLGARNAQVNAEAARALAFISLARALGGGWSVPDRAELEILAAKEPAK; translated from the coding sequence GTGCTCGGCATCGTGGTTCTCGCCGCTTCCGGTTGCGCGGTCCCCCGTGCTGATCTTCCGGCCATGGCCACCGTCCAGGCGATCCCTAGCCAATGGGTTCTTGCCGCACCCGTCGGAGCCGAGGTGCCGCTGGATCGCTATTGGCTTCTGCTGGGCGATCCGCTGGTCGATGAGTTCGTCTCCCGCGCGCGGACGGAAAACCTTGATCTGGCGCAGGCCGTTACCCGTCTGAGGGCAGCACGCGCAGGCCTCAGGCAGGCGCGTGCCGCAGGAGTGCCGACCATCAACGGCAGTGGCGGCGCGCGGCGTGATGTCGGGGATCTGGCGAGCGATGACGTGCAGGTTTCGCTTGGCGTGGATGCCGCGTGGGAAGCTGATCTGTTCGGCCGGATCGATGCGTCGGTCGATGCCGCACGGGGCAATTTGCGCGCGGCGGGCTATTCGCTCGGCGATCTGGAGCGGGTCATCGTCGCACAGGTGGCAAGCCAGACTGTGACCGCTCGTTCGCTTGCCGCGCAGCTCGCGATTGCGCGTGAGACGCTCGCCAATCAGGAAGACAACCTCCAGATTGCCCGCTGGCGCAATCAGGCAGGGCTGGTTTCCAGTCTCGATGTCGAACAGGCCCGCACCCAACGCGCGCAGACTGCGGCCAGTATCCCGCAGCTCGAAAGCAATCTTGTCGCTGTGGCCAATGCCATCTCGACCTTGATCGGGGAGCCGCCGGGCCGTGTCTATCGCGCCTTGACTGAGGGACCACGGGCTGTCCCTGCACCGCCTGAGGACGTCGCATTGGCCGCCCCCGCCGACATGCTCCGGCGGCGGCCGGATGTGAGCGCCGCCGAGGCCCGGCTGGCCGCCGATCTTGACCGCGTCGGCGTTGCGCGTGCGCAGCTTTATCCGCTCGCGCGACTGTCCGGCACCATCGGCACCAGCGCGACCGATGTCGGGAGCCTGTTCGATCTGGTCACGGGCAACATCTTCGCCAGCCTGTCCCAGTTGATCTTCGATGGTGGCCGCGCGCGCGGGCAGATTGAGGGGGCGCAGGCCGTCGCCGACGGATCTCTGGCGGACTGGCGCAAGAGCATTCTGGTCGCGCTCGAGGAAGTCGAAAGCTCGGCGATCGAACTCGACACCAGTGCAGTGCAGGTGACAGAGCTGATCGAGGCGAGCGAGGGTGCGCAGAACGCGGCGCTGCTTGCGCGCAGCCAGTATCAGGCCGGGCTGATCGATTTCCAGCGGCTGCTGGTGACCGAAAGCCAGCTGCTCGGAGCACGCAATGCCCAGGTCAATGCCGAAGCCGCCCGGGCGCTGGCCTTCATTAGTCTGGCGCGCGCGCTCGGCGGTGGCTGGTCGGTGCCGGACAGAGCGGAACTTGAAATTCTCGCCGCTAAGGAGCCTGCCAAGTGA